The Fusarium falciforme chromosome 7, complete sequence genome window below encodes:
- a CDS encoding AB hydrolase-1 domain-containing protein: MFGGRPVAVGAMALVNAMAATAQNLSFGADNFYRSPDVQIQPITFPTQFHTSISANLFYPRNLSRNVETAAIVVGHPMGAVKEQSANLYATKLAEQGFITVSIDLPHWGGSDGEPRNAVSVEYYAEAFSAAVDYLGLQDFVDRERIGGVGICGSGSFIISAAKIDSRFKAIATVSMYDMGAAARNGIRKSQTLAQRKQMIVAAAAQRWNESEGAETQLTGGTADRREDATNAIQQEFYDFYRTTRGEVTPPGALPNTTTHPTLSSQVKFFNFYPFNDIETISPRPLLFISGDQAHSREFSENAYGRAAEPKELIWVPGAGHVDLYDRVELIPFDRLTRFFEENL; encoded by the coding sequence ATGTTCGGAGGCCGACCTGTCGCAGTTGGCGCCATGGCGCTCGTCAACGCCATGGCCGCCACGGCTCAGAACCTATCCTTTGGAGCCGACAACTTCTACCGCAGCCCAGATGTCCAAATCCAGCCCATCACGTTCCCTACCCAGTTCCACACCAGCATCTCGGCCAACCTCTTCTACCCACGCAACCTAAGCCGCAACGTCGAGACcgccgccatcgtcgtcggacACCCCATGGGCGCCGTCAAGGAGCAGAGCGCCAACCTCTACGCCACCAAGCTCGCTGAACAGGGTTTCATCACTGTCTCCATTGACCTCCCCCATTGGGGCGGCAGCGACGGCGAACCTCGTAACGCCGTCTCGGTCGAATACTACGCAGAGGCATTCAGCGCCGCCGTCGACTACCTCGGCCTTCAGGACTTTGTCGACCGTGAGCGCATCGGTGGTGTTGGTATCTGCGGCAGCGGTTCTTTCATCATCAGCGCCGCAAAGATCGACTCCCGCTTCAAAGCCATCGCCACTGTTAGCATGTACGACATGGGCGCCGCCGCTCGCAATGGCATCCGAAAGTCACAGACCCTAGCCCAGCGCAAGCAGATGATTGTCGCCGCCGCAGCCCAGCGCTGGAACGAGTCCGAAGGCGCAGAGACCCAGTTGACTGGAGGCACTGCAGATAGGCGCGAGGACGCTACTAATGCTATTCAGCAAGAGTTCTACGACTTCTACCGCACCACTCGCGGTGAGGTTACACCCCCCGGTGCTCTGCCCAATACCACGACTCACCCAACACTCTCGAGCCAAGTCAAGTTCTTCAACTTCTACCCTTTCAACGACATCGAAACCATCTCGCCCCGCCCCCTGCTCTTTATCAGCGGTGACCAGGCTCACTCGCGCGAGTTTAGCGAAAATGCCTACGGGCGTGCGGCCGAGCCCAAGGAGCTGATCTGGGTCCCCGGTGCTGGCCATGTCGATCTGTACGATCGAGTGGAACTTATTCCCTTCGATAGACTTACCCGCTTCTTTGAGGAAAACTTGTGA
- a CDS encoding ArAE-2-N domain-containing protein has protein sequence MASPEKQQNGSPSQAAEKQEPAAAHDDAEELPKPKPTTLRRLMDKVGLNAATLVLMFKGSIPPIIGISMYQSTRISSYFTTMGYLIPVISVLAVAILPRDRFIQNLILDLLAICVGSAMSLLVLWSSIQARIHTSPPTSQATTVAPPPYNSSQSAVCAVWLFANIWFANLVRAKLPSFSLPVIIYSILINNSTTSGPKLATTKAAEAFVKEQLLAMLFGMALATGVSLFIFPSSSRMVVIGELRGLICLLRKVVGLQKEYLATLARDDNFDIETRNTEEREVSQDKKKLKSKKSEKVKDEGMAKEGKAAKRLTETIHTIRVLTGKVHDNMAFAKRDMAWGKLDAKDLGETFTLIRNVTISIVAINSLVDIFHRVAERRRRNVVEDTLAEIAAEENWEKQVWNDVMKQLHTPFQTLVEAIDQGLEHTGICLEILPKPKVTRKSTSSVSDDVEAHGDAVNPGDQWFGSLVDKKVQEFYSQNGDIPRAWVGDEASDAIPRNQTQLYVTLYIQQLMHAAGEALQDLVAFADEKVKDGTMKHKRLLFPTERRLWKWLASVFKEQDSSVKQNQDILETNNVNYGDSFNPKKDLEHLPATNIWQHFGNGLRRIPLALGSKESVFGFRVAAATITVGILAFLEQTQQFFQDQRLDWAMITIALGMTITSGQSIFGFFCRVGGTCLGMIFSLVIWYIVDQKTPGVIVFLWFFIFIEYYFFKFPRFLTAVMITIITQIIIIGYELQVRQLGEAVAIESGQPYYPTYLLAPYRLAVVASGSLIAFFWTIFPSPLTDRTWLRQDLSATIYLLAQYFSVILSTMQSQLEGTAGDIESETSPAYHLLKARRKIFGKVMRLMSSIESHVVWQRWEPNLGGRFPVETYQEIVKRSGRIMSYLTLMSYALTHPPRTHKTADPDDGQAGSSNAAADAQDNSWWQALTEVLSGVEPTNHTFLSTLTLLSNSMLAGQSLPPFLLLPQPYEMMPRLIRLPKDDRATESDQGDNPSLPHRDFSRGRGNSGLTTIDLRQEAPDHVAEKRTRRDPQPQSKQADVAFPGDTKSLDAPLELRGYAEFVATQVCSTLVCDDLEGLVRAVSGLVGVVDFSFRVGVGDRDSKVSDLVEKPLAQRRTTRLVAAIRWNGVTQFSASRETKRKDLSADDCYFELSSSRDTGNICSKVKPAVLRWMAFLHQHWACSPFFHDFLGLIESSMLVVETNGQRPVRRITAADVKQRMVSFYNRSGSEAAYLSGANPLNDILASTIHHLGNCHSEEAPRWAVQAKANTTDMPASWELARSWPNSKTKRRHLSSNTGDGKDGISSPLMRRHTNPVYLSDVVISDTSASTSDLNKQNISTTQTIQETGLAHVRRFACPFFKMNPHKHGKTCSRGWEHIHRLKEHLFRKHTLPDHRCTRCLSHFKDNAELEAHARSVTPCALREPSDSDNITPEQERLLRKRPRRETMSHDADYNDYSLPSSTTVEYSETIDDYSKFLDGGIPSHVQTELQATISRELGVSEVDGRKIVDIIPMLQQTLLQSFQNYKGGLSQG, from the exons ATGGCGAGCCCAGAAAAGCAGCAAAATGGGTCCCCGAGCCAGGCTGCGGAGAAGCAGGAACCCGCCGCTGCCCATGACGATGCGGAGGAACTTCCGAAGCCAAAGCCCACCACATTGAGACGCCTCATGGACAAGGTCGGGCTAAATGCTGCCACCTTGGTCCTGATGTTCAA AGGCTCCATCCCTCCTATCATTGGCATATCGATGTACCAATCGACACGAATATCCTCTTACTTCACGACGATGGGATATTTAATCCCGGTAATCTCCGTCCTTGCCGTCGCGATTCTGCCGCGCGACAGATTTATCCAGAACCTCATTTTGGACCTCCTTGCCATCTGCGTTGGCTCAGCCATGtctctcctcgtcctctggtCCTCCATCCAAGCACGTATTCATACCTCCCCTCCCACATCCCAGGCTACCACGGTAGCCCCACCACCGTATAATTCGTCTCAGTCAGCCGTCTGCGCAGTATGGCTCTTCGCGAATATCTGGTTCGCAAACCTTGTGCGGGCGAAGCTGCCTAGCTTCAGCCTGCCTGTGATCATCTATAGTATCTTGATCAACAATAGCACGACCTCCGGGCCCAAGCTTGCCACGACTAAAGCAGCGGAGGCCTTCGTCAAAGAGCAGCTTCTAGCGATGCTATTTGGAATGGCACTAGCGACAGGTGTGTcgctcttcatcttccctTCTAGTAGTCGCATGGTAGTGATCGGGGAGTTGAGAGGCCTCATTTGCCTGCTCAGAAAGGTAGTTGGTCTACAAAAGGAATATCTGGCGACCTTAGCAAGAGACGACAATTTTGATATCGAAACGAGGAATACCGAAGAGCGAGAAGTCTcgcaggacaagaagaagctgaagtcGAAGAAGTCGGAGAAGGTGAAGGATGAGGGTATGGCCAAGGAGGGGAAAGCAGCCAAGCGTCTAACAGAGACAATCCACACAATAAGAGTCTTGACGGGCAAGGTCCATGACAATATGGCATTTGCGAAGAGAGATATGGCTTGGGGAAAGCTTGACGCGAAAGATCTCGGCGAGACGTTCACACTAATTCGAAACGTCACGATTTCAAT AGTGGCGATAAATTCACTTGTAGATATCTTCCACCGAGTCGCCGAACGTCGAAGGCGGAATGTCGTTGAGGACACACTGGCTGAGATCGCGGCGGAAGAAAATTGGGAGAAACAAGTGTGGAATGATGTCATGAAACAATTGCACACGCCATTCCAGACCCTTGTGGAAGCAATCGACCAAGGACTCGAACATACTGGCATCTGCTTGGAGATTCTCCCGAAACCAAAGGTAACCAGGAAGTCAACGAGCAGCGTATCGGACGATGTCGAGGCCCACGGAGACGCGGTGAACCCAGGCGACCAATGGTTTGGTAGCCTTGTGGATAAGAAAGTCCAGGAATTCTATTCTCAGAATGGAGATATTCCTCGGGCCTGGGTTGGGGATGAAGCCAGCGACGCCATACCAAGGAACCAGACGCAACTTTACGTGACTTTATATATACAACAACTGATGCATGCGGCCGGGGAAGCCCTCCAGGACCTCGTCGCCTTCGCGGACGAGAAAGTCAAGGATGGTACAATGAAGCATAAACGCTTACTCTTCCCCACCGAACGGCGGCTATGGAAGTGGTTGGCGAGTGTCTTCAAAGAACAGGACTCGAGCGTAAAGCAGAACCAGGATATCCTAGAGACGAACAACGTTAATTACGGAGATAGCTTTAACCCTAAGAAGGATCTAGAGCATCTTCCTGCCACCAATATCTGGCAGCATTTTGGGAACGGGCTTCGTAGGATCCCGTTAGCCTTGGGATCTAAGGAGTCAGTCTTCGGCTTTCGAGTTGCCGCTGCTACAATAACAGTCGGTATACTGGCATTCTTGGAGCAAACCCAACAATTCTTTCAAGATCAGAGGCTAGATTGGGCAATGATTACTATCGCTCTGGGAATGACGATTA CTTCTGGCCAGTCGATTTTCGGCTTTTTCTGTCGAGTCGGGGGTACGTGTCTAGGCATGATCTTCTCACTGGTTATCTGGTATATCGTCGACCAGAAGACCCCCGGCGTTATTGTTTTCCTATGGTTTTTTATCTTCATTGAGTATTACTTTTTCAAATTTCCCCGGTTTCTTACAGCCGTTATGATTACCATTATTACtcagattattattatcggTTACGAGTTGCAGGTAAGACAGCTTGGCGAAGCGGTAGCAATTGAGTCAGGACAGCCATACTATCC AACCTATCTCCTGGCTCCGTATCGGCTCGCTGTTGTCGCGTCAGGCAGTCTGATTGCGTTCTTCTGGACAATTTTCCCTTCTCCTCTAACCGATCGGACTTGGCTTCGACAGGATTTGTCCGCGACCATATACCTTCTCGCTCAATATTTCAGCGTCATACTTTCGACTATGCAATCGCAGCTTGAAGGGACAGCAGGCGATATCGAGTCAGAAACATCGCCTGCTTACCACCTTTTAAAAGCTCGGCGTAAGATTTTCGGCAAGGTTATGCGTCTCATGTCCTCTATTGAGTCTCACGTCGTGTGGCAGCGGTGGGAGCCCAACCTAGGCGGTCGCTTTCCCGTTGAGACCTACCAAGAGATCGTCAAGCGTAGCGGGCGTATCATGAGCTATCTAACGCTTATGAGCTATGCCTTAACACATCCGCCGCGAACGCATAAGACGGCGGACCCCGACGATGGGCAAGCTGGTTCATCAAATGCTGCCGCAGATGCGCAAGATAATAGTTGGTGGCAGGCGCTCACAGAGGTCCTCTCGGGAGTAGAACCGACGAACCATACTTTCCTGTCGACATTGACCTTATTGTCAAACTCGATGCTTGCAGGCCAGAGCTTGCCACCcttcttgcttcttcctcaacctTACGAGATGATGCCGAGACTAATTCGGCTGCCTAAAGACGACAGGGCCACTGAATCAGATCAAGGGGACAATCCATCACTTCCCCATCGGGACTTCTCACGTGGACGCGGAAACTCGGGACTGACTACCATCGATTTGCGCCAGGAGGCCCCAGATCACGTCGCGGAGAAACGCACCAGACGTGACCCACAACCCCAGAGCAAACAAGCAGATGTGGCCTTCCCCGGGGACACCAAATCCCTGGACGCACCCTTGGAGCTGCGTGGCTACGCAGAATTCGTCGCGACGCAGGTGTGCAGCACGCTGGTATGCGACGACCTTGAGGGGTTGGTGCGGGCGGTGAGCGGGCTTGTAGGCGTCGTGGACTTCAGCTTCCGCGTGGGCGTGGGCGATAGGGATAGCAAGGTCAGCGATTTGGTTGAAAAGCCGCTGGCCCAGCGGAGGACGACTCGGCTTGTTGCCGCGATCA GATGGAATGGTGTGACGCAGTTTTCGGCGAGTAGGGAGACCAAGAGAAAAGACCTGTCGGCTGATGACTGCTACTTTGAGTTGAGCAGCTCTAGAGACACGGGCAATATTTGCAGCAAAGTCAAGCCTGCTGTTCTGAGG TGGATGGCATTTCTGCATCAGCACTGGGCTTGCTCGCCCTTCTTCCACGACTTTCTCGGTCTCATCGAGAGCAGCATGCTCGTGGTTGAGACGAACGGCCAAAGACCCGTCCGCAGAATCACTGCGGCAGACGTCAAGCAGAGGATGGTTAGCTTTTACAACCGCTCGGGCTCCGAGGCGGCGTACTTGTCTGGGGCAAACCCGCTGAATGACATCCTGGCTTCGACGATACATCACCTAGGGAATTGCCATTCTGAAGAGGCCCCGAGGTGGGCCGTTCAAGCCAAGGCAAACACAACCGACATGCCTGCCTCTTGGGAATTGGCAAGGAGCTGGCCTAACTCGAAGACAAAGCGGAGGCATTTGAGCAGCAACACTGGCGACGGAAAGGACGGCATTTCATCACCACTTATGAGACGCCATACTAACCCGGTCTATCTGAGTGATGTAGTCATAAGTGATACATCAGCTTCCACGAGTGACCTGAACAAGCAGAACATCAGCACGACACAGACGATTCAGGAGACGGGACTAGCACATGTCCGTCGGTTCGCTTGCCCCTTCTTCAAGATGAATCCTCACAAGCATGGCAAGACTTGTTCGCGGGGATGGGAGCACATTCATAGGTTGAA AGAGCATCTATTTCGGAAGCACACTCTTCCAGACCATAGATGCACCCGCTGCCTATCTCACTTCAAAGACAATGCCGAGCTTGAAGCGCACGCTCGCTCCGTCACGCCCTGTGCGTTAAGAGAGCCTTCGGATTCCGATAACATCACTCCCGAACAGGAGCGACTTCTGAGGAAACGACCTCGGAGAGAGACCATGTCGCACGACGCGGATT ACAATGACTATAGTCTTCCATCATCGACGACGGTAGAATACTCCGAGACTATCGATGACTATAGCAAGTTCCTCGATGGGGGCATCCCGTCCCACGTGCAGACTGAGCTGCAGGCTACGATAAGTAGAGAGCTAGGGGTTAGCGAGGTTGACGGGAGGAAGATTGTGGACATAATCCCGATGTTGCAGCAAACGCTGCTGCAGTCGTTTCAGAACTACAAAGGAGGGCTATCACAGGGTTAA
- a CDS encoding Putative transporter, whose protein sequence is MATSENEKSASPRLQQMTPDTEHKEHISETTHEATELGRAATDEHGNPLVFFDPKAEARLRRKIDLYIVPTVAIIYLFCFIDRANIGNARLAGFEADLNLSGYDYNQILSIFYISYIVFEIPSNIACKWIGPGWFLPALTLAFGLMTVAFAFVSSLESACGVRFLLGVFEAGMLPGIAYYLSRWYRRNELAFRLSMYIVMSSLAGAFGGLLASAILTLDSFGSTKRWRMIFAIEGIITIGLAIIAFFTLTDRPETARWLTQEEKELAIARVKSERVGATEVLDRLNTKKIMAGIMSPVALASAFVFLLGNITVQCLAFFAPTIVRTIYPNKAIVTVQLYTVPPYIVGGLFILAVNYLSYKTGRRNIFLLVSALPIITGYIIFLATTNPHARYAATFIIVTGAFNSGALCNAQVSANVVSDTARSSAIGTNVMFGNIGGLIASWAFLPTDAPNYPIGNGLNLATSSIMLFTTILLQLWATSDNRKRDRQDETAQLDGLDSTQIANLDWKHPGFRWNL, encoded by the exons ATGGCTACGTCAGAGAATGAGAAATCGGCCAGCCCTAGGCTCCAGCAGATGACCCCCGACACCGAacataaagaacacatttcGGAAACCACACATGAAGCTACTGAGCTTGGGCGCGCCGCGACTGACGA GCATGGCAATCCGTTGGTTTTCTTCGACCCCAAAGCTGAAGCCCGTCTTCGACGCAAGATAGATCTTTACATTGTACCAACCGTTGCCATCATCTATCTCTTCTGCTTCATCGACAGAGCCAACATTG GCAATGCAAGGCTTGCGGGGTTTGAGGCCGACCTGAACCTTAGCGGCTATGACTACAACCAGATCCTTTCCATCTTTTACATCTCCTACATCGTTTTTGAGATCCCATCCAATATTGCGTGCAAGTGGATCGGCCCCGGCTGGTTTCTTCCCGCTCTCACCCTCGCCTTCGGTCTTATGACGGTGGCTTTCGCCTTTGTATCGTCACTCGAGTCTGCCTGCGGCGTCCGATTCCTGCTTGGCGTCTTCGAGGCTGGAATGCTACCCGGCATTGCTTATTACTTGTCACGTTGGTATAGGCGCAATGAACTAGCATTTCGACTATCCATGTATATCGTCATGTCGTCACTTGCTGGCGCGTTTGGTGGCCTCCTCGCTTCTGCTATTCTAACCTTGGATAGCTTCGGTAGCACGAAACGTTGGCGAATGATTTTTGCCATCGAGGGCATCATCACAATCggcctcgccatcatcgcatTCTTTACCCTTACCGACCGGCCCGAGACTGCCCGCTGGTTAACCCAAGAAGAAAAGGAGCTAGCTATCGCCCGCGTCAAGTCCGAGCGCGTAGGCGCAACCGAAGTCCTCGATCGACTCAATACAAAGAAGATTATGGCTGGAATTATGAGTCCTGTCGCTCTTGCGTCTGCATTCGTCTTTCTCCTTGGCAACATCACGGTTCAGTGCCTGGCGTTCTTTGCCCCGACTATCGTCCGCACAATCTACCCAAACAAGGCCATTGTCACGGTCCAGCTCTACACAGTCCCGCCATACATCGTCGGCGGACTTTTCATCCTTGCCGTCAACTATCTGAGTTACAAGACTGGTCGTCGAAACATATTCCTGCTCGTCAGCGCCCTGCCCATAATAACAGGCTACATCATCTTTCTTGCAACCACAAACCCTCACGCGAGGTACGCAGCAACTTTCATCATCGTGACGGGCGCCTTCAACTCCGGTGCGCTCTGCAACGCGCAGGTCTCGGCAAATGTCGTCTCGGACACGGCACGTTCATCGGCAATTGGAACAAATGTCATGTTCGGTAACATTGGTGGTTTGATAGCCAGTTGGGCATTTCTTCCAACTGATGCCCCCAACTATCCCATAGGCAACGGGCTCAACTTGGCGACGTCTTCGATTATGCTATTTACGACCATACTTCTTCAGCTCTGGGCGACGTCAGACAACCGCAAGAGAGATCGTCAGGACGAAACTGCACAGCTTGATGGGCTGGACTCTACCCAGATTGCAAACCTCGACTGGAAGCACCCTGGATTTAGATGGAACTTGTAG
- a CDS encoding Zn(2)-C6 fungal-type domain-containing protein gives MTNMIRRRKAHRKSREGCVQCKERHAKCNEVHPQCLHCERANILCSFSTPSLTTTPLNEDSLADLELLEHWHRHSITGDMSETSRHLQYDLVRLGFSHHYLLNSILGLTALQLYSEDQSRPKWYARAVAHQQAAITRARSHLQFLDQTHHRALLGFSAFTSMYAVAEPLLRPSQVRSLQAQFDPVKELLQALQFSRSTKVFCQSPRNSAGSRNKISAVCVSSRMHRASM, from the exons ATGACAAATATGATCAGAAGGCGTAAAGCGCACAGAAAGTCTCGGGAAGGCTGTGTACAATGCAAGGAGCGGCACGCTAAG TGCAACGAGGTCCATCCGCAATGCCTTCATTGCGAGCGGGCAAATATCTTGTGCAGCTTTTCGACCCCTAGCCTGACTACCACGCCACTTAACGAGGATAGTCTAGCtgatcttgagctgctgGAGCACTGGCACCGGCATTCCATCACAGGCGACATGTCGGAAACCTCGAGGCACCTGCAATACGACCTTGTTCGCTTGGGCTTCTCTCACCATTACTTACTGAATAGTATCCTCGGCCTTACGGCCCTTCAGCTCTACAGTGAAGACCAATCCCGGCCTAAGTGGTACGCTAGAGCCGTTGCGCACCAGCAGGCCGCAATCACCCGAGCCAGGTCGCACCTCCAGTTCCTTGACCAGACGCATCATCGAGCCCTGCTGGGGTTCTCCGCTTTTACCTCAATGTATGCGGTTGCGGAACCTCTCTTACGCCCCTCTCAAGTCCGCTCTCTGCAGGCACAGTTCGACCCTGTCAAGGAGCTTTTGCAGGCCCTCCAGTTTAGCAGGTCCACCAAGGTGTTC TGCCAATCACCAAGGAACTCCGCAGGATCTCGAAACAAGATTTCCGCAGTTTGCGTCTCTTCGCGGATGCATAGAGCGTCGATGTGA
- a CDS encoding Voltage-gated hydrogen channel 1: MSSTSGEYRHRSDEEQPLLRHRRKPEFPSLNLQHWYSHPLEGERWTIQNTGEKTRRFLSSKIGHYCVLTLVSLDVLGMIADFILQLFKCEQAKSGPDWNLALNILGSVSLVFSCLFMVELIASVWAFGWNYFKSWFHCFDAFIVVAGFITDVVLHGIIEEVASLIVVMRLWRVIKIIEELSVGAQERAEEMESRIDEFRNENNLLRKEVSHLRRTLDKAGVQDEGHNTLPTPD, translated from the exons ATGTCTTCAACCAGTGGGGAATACCGACACCGGAGCGATGAGGAACAACCGCTTTTAAGGCACCGGAGGAAGCCGGAGTTCCCGTCTTTAAATCTCCAGCATTGGTATTCACACCCACTTGAGGGTGAGCGATGGACTATCCAGAATACCGGAGAAAAGACTAGGCGATTCCTCTCCTCAAAAATCGGCCACTACTGTGTTCTTACTTTGGTATCTCTTGATGTTCTAGGCATGATTGCTG ATTTCATTCTGCAACTATTCAAATGCGAGCAAGCAAAGAGTGGCCCGGACTGGAACCTTGCTTTGAACATCCTGGGCTCTGTCAGCTTGGTCTTCTCGTGTCTGTTCATGGTTGAATTAATTGCTTCAGTTTGGGCATTCGGCTGGAA TTATTTCAAATCTTGGTTTCACTGCTTTGATGCGTTTATCGTCGTCGCAGGTTTTATCACCGACGTTGTCTTGCACGGTATCATCGAGGAGGTTGCGTCTTTGATCGTTGTTATGCGTCTCTGGCGTGTCATCAAGATCATTGAGGAACTCAGTGTTGGCGCCCAAGAGCGGGCTGAAGAGATGGAGAGTAGGATCGATGAATTCAGGAATGAAAATAACCTCCTCAGAAAGGAGGTTTCTCATTTGAGGCGAACGCTCGATAAAGCTGGCGTGCAGGACGAAGGCCACAATACTCTGCCTACTCCAGACTAA
- a CDS encoding HET domain-containing protein, whose product MRRCRGRDVQGLQCYIDADCYAKLPGRLEDVITFNKLSVCVVNQSNYFPRTVLVLQPCSDPVPHVSNTRDFTPEPTYPKQPSGRLMAPYYQPHLLRQWMSCCHERHGNACHMPAWRANEDDEPPQLRFIDTEQFCVVDGPEDCQYAALSYVWGPAAHNRLTNTRRTAQWLRNPGCLLHDVVPKTISDAIKVAQSIGFKYLWVDSLCIIQDDDHDKRRQLSFMDCVYANAYCTIAAVSALHADMGIAGVRESLMRHPQQAIVSVSSSLRLIRSTHLYTGTAYERSTWKRRAWTMQESLLSRRLIMFTDDEVFWRCQKATWCESLALELCSTQRREPRITSYQSFGCYDLMEIGPSRAFRLEYAYRVISQYAKRSITNQSDSLKAIQGYLRRLYMKHTLAQSNWGHLLFLRFEESLAWVGGDCARRVAEERVYNRDGSSHHVRFPSWSWLGWDFEHAGLGRLFNLPIATDMVMPELEFYRLDIYGRVRAQMPRNLFAPHVKPLDLSALNEELARDWKHSTSIDEDDFSGMDFHDSGRLLFWTSATTLRLNKVSQGRDLGYEWEMTDQWGRKVGGMSDYALPSSTNEGDHCMIVVSRVHDEFRVEKVLPKLHVLVIEWDDVEQQVAHRVGAGSVDEAAWVRSKPEWIKVTLA is encoded by the coding sequence ATGCGACGTTGTAGAGGGCGCGATGTACAAGGACTACAATGCTACATTGACGCGGATTGCTATGCAAAACTTCCCGGCCGCCTAGAGGATGTTATCACCTTCAACAAGCTCAGTGTGTGTGTGGTCAATCAGAGCAACTATTTCCCTAGGACTGTGTTGGTACTCCAGCCATGCAGTGATCCGGTCCCCCATGTATCCAACACTCGTGACTTCACCCCGGAGCCTACGTATCCTAAGCAGCCTTCTGGTCGGTTAATGGCTCCGTACTATCAACCACATCTGCTCCGTCAATGGATGTCCTGCTGCCATGAGCGCCATGGGAATGCGTGCCACATGCCGGCATGGCGAGCGAATGAGGACGATGAGCCACCACAGCTCAGGTTCATCGATACCGAACAATTTTGCGTCGTCGATGGTCCAGAAGATTGTCAGTATGCTGCACTGAGCTATGTGTGGGGACCAGCAGCTCACAACCGCTTGACGAACACACGGAGGACAGCTCAATGGCTTCGCAACCCTGGCTGCCTGCTACACGATGTTGTCCCCAAGACCATCTCCGATGCCATCAAAGTGGCTCAATCTATTGGATTCAAGTATCTCTGGGTCGACTCTCTATGCATCATCCAGGACGACGACCATGACAAGCGGCGGCAGCTTTCTTTCATGGATTGTGTGTATGCCAATGCGTATTGCACAATTGCTGCTGTCAGCGCTTTGCATGCGGACATGGGCATCGCTGGCGTGCGAGAATCTCTGATGCGGCATCCTCAACAAGCGATCGTCTCGGTTTCGTCCTCTCTACGTCTGATTCGCAGCACACACCTTTATACTGGCACAGCATACGAGAGGTCGACTTGGAAACGCCGTGCCTGGACCATGCAAGAATCACTCCTTTCCCGCCGCCTGATAATGTTCACCGATGACGAGGTTTTTTGGCGATGCCAAAAGGCGACCTGGTGCGAGAGCCTCGCGCTCGAGCTTTGTTCAACGCAGCGAAGGGAGCCCAGAATCACCTCTTACCAGTCGTTCGGATGCTATGACTTGATGGAGATAGGGCCAAGCCGAGCCTTCAGGCTTGAGTACGCTTACAGGGTAATCTCACAGTACGCAAAGCGCAGCATAACGAATCAATCCGACTCCCTAAAAGCCATCCAGGGCTATCTCCGGCGGCTTTATATGAAGCACACACTCGCTCAAAGCAACTGGGGtcatcttcttttccttcgtTTCGAGGAGTCACTGGCTTGGGTGGGCGGCGACTGCGCTCGTCGCGTGGCAGAAGAACGTGTTTATAACCGTGACGGATCATCTCATCATGTGAGATTTCCAAGCTGGtcctggctgggctgggacTTTGAGCATGCCGGTTTAGGGAGGCTTTTCAACCTTCCAATTGCCACGGATATGGTCATGCCTGAGCTGGAGTTTTACAGACTCGACATTTATGGCAGAGTTCGTGCTCAAATGCCTCGAAATTTATTCGCTCCGCACGTCAAGCCACTCGATCTGAGTGCTCTCAATGAGGAGTTGGCCAGAGACTGGAAACACTCCACATCAATCGACGAGGACGATTTCAGCGGCATGGACTTTCATGATTCTGGACGTTTGCTCTTCTGGACGAGCGCAACGACTCTTCGACTGAACAAAGTGTCACAAGGACGCGATCTAGGTTATGAGTGGGAGATGACTGATCAATGGGGAAGAAAAGTGGGAGGCATGTCGGACTATGCACTCCCGAGCAGCACCAACGAAGGGGACCATTGCATGATTGTTGTCTCTCGCGTCCATGACGAATTTCGAGTGGAAAAGGTGCTACCGAAATTAcatgtcctcgtcatcgagTGGGATGATGTGGAACAGCAGGTTGCGCACCGTGTTGGAGCAGGGTCTGTAGATGAAGCTGCTTGGGTAAGAAGTAAACCTGAGTGGATTAAGGTGACTTTGGCTTGA